In Alkalinema sp. FACHB-956, a single genomic region encodes these proteins:
- a CDS encoding amidase, whose amino-acid sequence MNLQAAAPQTSSSSTPTDVQNLNAIDLLHHYRNRSLSPVEVTQAVLRQIRLTNRSVNAFVLVDEARALTAARASEARWQRGEPLGLVDGIPTTVKDLLLTKNWPTLRGSRAISLQQSWQEDAPAVAQLRSQGAIFLGKTTTSEFGWKGVTESPLSGITRNPWNLELTPGGSSGGAAVAAALNLGMLHISTDGGGSTRQPAAFTGVFGFKPTFGRVAGYPSAHTGTLFHIGVITRHVEDAALGLTAIAHPDPRDWYALPESGQDYRLNLGRGVKGLRIAYSPNLGYAAVEPEVAALVEKAVQVFATLGAIVEPVDPGFENPYPIFRTFWITGAAKLLRSFTAEQRALVEDGLQASAAAGEAVTLAEYQQALEAREALGRQLSLFHQNYDLLLTPTLPIVAFPVGQGGPQSALYPPGLHWTPFTYPFNLTQQPAASVPIGFTAAGLPVGLQIVGAKYNDALVLQAAKAYETVHPFTTPTLR is encoded by the coding sequence ATGAACCTTCAGGCGGCGGCACCTCAAACCAGCTCATCTTCTACACCCACGGATGTTCAAAACCTCAATGCGATCGATTTACTGCATCATTATAGAAATCGATCGCTCTCACCCGTAGAAGTGACGCAGGCGGTACTCCGCCAGATTCGACTCACCAATCGCTCAGTGAATGCCTTTGTTCTAGTTGATGAAGCCCGTGCATTAACCGCAGCAAGAGCTTCAGAAGCCCGTTGGCAGCGGGGTGAGCCGTTGGGCTTAGTGGATGGTATTCCCACCACCGTTAAGGATTTACTGCTCACAAAAAACTGGCCAACCCTGCGAGGCAGTCGGGCCATTTCCCTTCAGCAATCATGGCAGGAAGATGCACCAGCCGTAGCTCAGTTACGATCGCAGGGTGCAATTTTTTTAGGCAAAACAACCACTTCCGAATTTGGCTGGAAAGGGGTAACGGAATCCCCTTTGAGCGGAATTACGCGCAATCCTTGGAACCTAGAACTGACACCCGGTGGTAGCAGTGGCGGTGCAGCGGTTGCAGCGGCCTTAAACCTAGGCATGTTGCACATTAGTACCGATGGGGGTGGCTCGACTCGCCAACCGGCTGCATTTACAGGCGTTTTTGGGTTCAAACCCACCTTTGGGCGGGTTGCGGGCTATCCGTCCGCCCATACGGGAACCCTGTTTCACATTGGGGTAATAACGCGCCATGTTGAGGATGCGGCGCTGGGGTTAACGGCGATCGCCCATCCCGATCCCCGTGACTGGTATGCACTGCCGGAATCTGGCCAAGACTATCGCCTGAATTTAGGGCGAGGTGTGAAAGGGTTGCGAATTGCCTATAGTCCAAATTTGGGTTATGCCGCAGTGGAGCCAGAGGTGGCGGCGCTGGTGGAAAAGGCAGTGCAGGTATTTGCCACATTAGGGGCGATCGTGGAGCCAGTTGATCCAGGATTTGAGAATCCCTATCCTATTTTTCGGACGTTCTGGATTACGGGGGCAGCCAAGTTACTGCGATCGTTCACAGCGGAACAACGGGCGTTAGTTGAAGATGGCCTGCAAGCTTCAGCCGCAGCCGGAGAAGCCGTGACCCTCGCCGAATATCAGCAGGCTCTGGAGGCGCGGGAAGCACTCGGACGACAACTCAGCCTGTTTCATCAGAACTATGATTTATTGCTCACGCCGACTTTACCGATCGTGGCTTTTCCCGTGGGCCAAGGGGGGCCACAATCCGCTTTGTATCCCCCAGGATTACACTGGACACCCTTTACCTATCCCTTTAATTTGACCCAACAACCCGCTGCCTCGGTGCCGATCGGATTTACCGCAGCCGGTTTACCCGTTGGCTTACAAATTGTTGGGGCCAAATATAACGATGCTCTAGTACTACAAGCGGCAAAGGCATACGAAACAGTGCATCCCTTTACAACCCCAACACTACGATAG
- a CDS encoding aliphatic sulfonate ABC transporter substrate-binding protein: MGSQFNISRRKFNHLIVPGAIGFSTVLASKGLAQGGAKNFKANVLRVGFQTSGDILKISRALEKKLEPLGVKVEWSQFAQGPQLMEALKIGRIDIGSVGETPPIFTQASGGPIVYIVGAKTTPETGRGSVIAVPPDSPIKSVRDIKGKDVVFQAASASHYLILRALEEAGLGIKDINIKSLSNVEARGAFLADKIGVWATGDPHYAIAEKFNKIRVIRDSVGIQSPGGYYVAYKPWAQENIGLLKHIVQEIENVDQWAERNRDEFIKIYAEAQKVDLDVAKRIVDRRTFGRRAISPDLIKEQQRVADYFFKNGVIPKQVNVSEALLTPEQYAEITPANISQK; this comes from the coding sequence ATGGGTTCCCAATTCAACATTTCCCGGCGTAAGTTTAATCATCTAATTGTGCCAGGCGCGATCGGGTTTTCCACAGTATTGGCATCGAAGGGTCTCGCTCAAGGGGGGGCTAAGAACTTTAAAGCAAATGTGCTGCGAGTTGGATTTCAGACCTCCGGTGATATTCTCAAGATTTCCCGTGCACTCGAAAAGAAGCTAGAACCCCTAGGCGTGAAAGTAGAGTGGTCACAGTTTGCCCAAGGGCCTCAACTGATGGAGGCCCTGAAAATTGGCAGGATTGACATTGGCTCAGTGGGTGAAACGCCTCCCATTTTTACCCAAGCATCTGGCGGGCCGATCGTTTACATTGTCGGTGCAAAAACCACACCGGAAACCGGAAGAGGGAGTGTGATTGCTGTACCCCCGGATTCGCCAATTAAATCGGTGCGGGATATTAAAGGCAAGGATGTCGTGTTCCAAGCCGCCTCTGCCTCCCATTATCTGATTCTCCGTGCGTTAGAAGAGGCTGGTTTAGGGATTAAAGACATTAATATCAAGAGCTTGTCGAATGTGGAAGCTCGGGGAGCGTTCTTGGCCGATAAGATTGGAGTTTGGGCGACGGGAGATCCCCATTATGCGATCGCTGAGAAATTCAACAAAATTCGGGTGATCCGAGATTCAGTTGGGATTCAGTCTCCAGGGGGCTATTACGTTGCATACAAACCTTGGGCCCAGGAAAATATTGGGCTCTTGAAACACATCGTCCAAGAAATTGAGAATGTTGATCAGTGGGCCGAGCGAAATCGAGATGAGTTCATCAAGATTTATGCTGAGGCTCAAAAGGTGGATTTAGATGTGGCAAAACGCATTGTCGATCGACGCACCTTTGGACGGAGAGCCATTAGCCCAGATCTGATCAAGGAACAGCAACGCGTCGCTGATTACTTCTTTAAGAATGGTGTGATTCCTAAGCAGGTCAATGTGAGTGAGGCCTTACTCACTCCGGAGCAATACGCTGAAATTACACCGGCTAATATCAGCCAAAAGTAA
- a CDS encoding SDR family oxidoreductase — MVEFGLNGKTAIVTGGSAGIGLATAKALYREGVKVAIAARNPERLEQAVNSIRELSPTSASQPIGDVIAISADVSQAEGIEKIVSQTLSHFGQVDILVNNAGSARAGSFLDLGDDAFVEAWNLKLLGYIRLVRAIVPDLIERRNGQIINIVGGAGRTPRANFLPGGTTNAALLNFTRGISKELAQYNIRINAISPGLTATERAEHLAEQTSQSLGISVEQYKAEILRSIPLGRIIPPEEIANLVLFLVSDLAASITGAEILVDGGTTPGV; from the coding sequence ATGGTGGAATTTGGGTTAAATGGTAAAACCGCAATTGTCACAGGTGGGAGTGCAGGGATTGGCTTGGCAACCGCGAAGGCTCTCTACCGCGAAGGAGTCAAAGTCGCGATCGCCGCACGCAATCCAGAACGGTTAGAGCAAGCGGTGAATAGTATTCGTGAACTTTCGCCAACCTCAGCCAGTCAGCCGATCGGGGATGTGATTGCTATCTCAGCGGACGTGAGCCAAGCAGAAGGCATCGAGAAGATTGTCAGTCAGACCCTCTCACACTTCGGGCAAGTTGATATCTTGGTCAATAATGCAGGCTCCGCTCGGGCTGGATCCTTTCTAGACCTGGGGGATGATGCGTTTGTAGAGGCATGGAATCTGAAATTGCTGGGATATATTCGCCTCGTCCGGGCGATCGTTCCCGATTTGATTGAGCGTCGGAACGGACAAATTATTAACATTGTTGGCGGCGCTGGACGAACACCTCGGGCTAATTTTCTTCCCGGTGGCACCACCAATGCAGCCTTACTGAATTTTACTCGCGGAATTTCCAAGGAATTGGCACAGTACAACATTCGCATTAATGCCATTTCCCCAGGACTCACCGCGACAGAACGGGCAGAACACTTGGCAGAGCAAACCTCTCAATCCTTAGGAATTTCGGTAGAGCAGTACAAGGCTGAGATTCTCCGTAGCATTCCCCTGGGGCGCATTATCCCACCTGAAGAAATTGCCAACCTGGTTTTATTTCTCGTGTCAGATTTAGCGGCTTCAATTACAGGGGCCGAAATCCTCGTAGATGGGGGGACAACACCGGGAGTGTAA
- a CDS encoding iron uptake porin encodes MTTSLGLSLLITTLSTVLSTVLSTALSVVVSDSFAIASDKIASDKIASDKIVSGKPESALPSSLPPSGQAPQDSDSLKADSSRIPQTQPPQSLLSALTNADSIGGPGDGTLGNEGLGQVTSVSQLSDVKPTDWAFQALQSLVERYGVIAGYPDRTYRGNRALTRYEFAAGLNATLDRINELLSATTKDLVRKEDLVTLQKLQEEFAAELSTLRGRIDKLEAKTATLEKQQFSTTTKLRGSATFLVGDTFGDRANNTPAKDTSDQTNTFAAYDVRLDLQTSFTGKDLLNTGFRATNVPEPGIANLAGTQMTRSSFDGSGSFGDNAFYLARLYYRFPVGDKLTVWVGPRALQPAVSVPTLNPLVGGANGATSRFAIFNHTVYRPGFDGAGAALAYQLNPQLRLNFSYIADGTQANSPEQGRGLFGSNNFVLGQITYSPSKALDVAFTYSRKYFGSNTGFNLTGGTGSTFARNPFEQNATVSDNFGLQFNWRTSPTFQLGGWFGYTQAHQVRGRSNDATIVHGAVFLAFPDLFAKGNLGGFIIGVPPKVTSNEYRPRAGAARRQDVDTSLHLEAFYTFRVTNGVTVTPSVYVITNPEHNAANDAIWVGALRTNFSF; translated from the coding sequence ATGACCACCTCCCTTGGGTTGAGCCTACTGATCACAACATTGTCAACAGTCTTGTCAACAGTCTTGTCAACGGCACTGTCCGTTGTGGTATCTGACTCCTTTGCGATCGCCTCAGACAAGATCGCCTCAGACAAGATCGCCTCAGATAAGATCGTTTCAGGTAAGCCAGAGTCAGCCCTGCCTTCCTCACTTCCCCCCTCCGGTCAAGCTCCCCAGGACTCGGACTCTCTGAAAGCTGACTCATCTAGAATTCCCCAAACCCAGCCTCCGCAATCCCTGCTATCTGCCCTCACCAATGCAGATTCGATCGGAGGCCCAGGGGATGGGACGTTGGGAAATGAGGGCTTAGGACAAGTCACGTCTGTTTCCCAATTGTCAGATGTCAAACCAACGGATTGGGCATTTCAGGCATTACAGTCCTTGGTCGAGCGGTATGGGGTGATTGCTGGATACCCCGATAGAACCTACCGAGGCAATCGAGCCCTCACGCGCTATGAGTTTGCCGCTGGACTCAATGCAACCTTAGATCGCATCAATGAGTTGCTATCAGCAACAACTAAGGATTTGGTGCGGAAGGAAGACTTGGTAACCTTACAGAAGTTGCAGGAAGAATTTGCAGCGGAACTGAGTACTTTGCGAGGCCGAATTGATAAGCTTGAAGCAAAGACGGCAACCTTAGAGAAGCAACAATTTAGCACAACAACGAAGCTGCGTGGGAGTGCAACTTTTCTGGTTGGGGATACCTTTGGCGATCGGGCAAACAATACACCTGCCAAGGATACTAGCGATCAAACCAATACCTTCGCTGCCTATGATGTTCGCCTAGATTTGCAGACTAGCTTTACGGGCAAAGATTTGCTGAATACAGGTTTTCGGGCAACCAATGTCCCTGAACCCGGCATTGCGAACCTCGCTGGAACCCAAATGACACGATCGAGTTTCGATGGTTCAGGATCCTTTGGGGATAATGCGTTTTATTTAGCGCGACTTTATTATCGATTTCCAGTTGGGGATAAGTTGACCGTCTGGGTGGGCCCGCGTGCATTGCAACCAGCGGTTTCTGTGCCAACGCTCAATCCCTTGGTGGGTGGGGCGAATGGAGCGACTTCCCGCTTTGCAATTTTCAACCACACTGTGTATCGACCGGGCTTTGATGGGGCGGGAGCCGCCTTAGCCTATCAGTTGAATCCGCAGCTACGCTTGAATTTTTCCTATATTGCTGACGGTACCCAAGCCAATTCACCAGAACAGGGTCGTGGGTTATTCGGGAGCAATAATTTTGTCCTTGGCCAAATCACCTATTCCCCATCTAAAGCTCTGGACGTTGCCTTTACCTATAGCCGCAAGTACTTTGGTTCCAACACCGGGTTTAACCTGACTGGGGGGACTGGTAGCACCTTTGCGAGAAACCCCTTTGAGCAAAATGCAACGGTTTCAGATAACTTTGGTTTGCAATTCAATTGGCGTACCAGTCCTACTTTTCAGTTAGGTGGATGGTTCGGGTATACCCAAGCCCATCAAGTGAGAGGTCGGAGCAATGATGCCACGATCGTGCATGGAGCTGTCTTCCTAGCGTTTCCTGATCTGTTTGCTAAGGGGAACTTGGGTGGATTTATTATTGGGGTTCCGCCCAAAGTCACGAGCAATGAATACCGGCCCCGAGCAGGTGCAGCTAGACGTCAGGATGTGGATACCTCTCTGCATTTAGAGGCGTTCTACACCTTCCGGGTCACCAATGGAGTGACGGTGACTCCCAGCGTGTACGTGATCACCAATCCAGAGCATAATGCTGCCAATGATGCCATTTGGGTGGGAGCTCTCCGTACCAACTTCTCCTTCTAA